The Verrucomicrobiota bacterium genome has a segment encoding these proteins:
- a CDS encoding sulfatase-like hydrolase/transferase: MRKSLITFAASVATVFCLIQPEARSSPPNILIITADNLGYGDLRCYNSESSIITPRLDRLAEEGTRLTSFYTASSTCTVSRACLLTGRIPQRHGLLDQLSGEEGNYGVGLNQKELLISQILKTAPTPYVTGCFGKWNIGFAEGSRPTERGFDEFVGHASGNMDYYHHNYRTRHDLYEGTTELHREGEYATDIIADAAVDFIQRNSKKDNPWFCYLPFNAPHFPSAKNKKPGQPNIWQAPDWAFEEYGWSPAEQNVEKRYAAVVTALDRGIGQVLDSLEEAGVAENTFVFFMSDNGGFRLDREGIDVGINDPLRSGGVTCWEGGIRVVAMARWPGHIEAGSVIGEALWSPDLMTACAELSDAKLPTGIVFDGKNPLLALTDGAESPHESLFFVYQKHEALREGDWKIVREDSEELWQLFNLKNDISESRNLANKFPDLVAKLEGTFRKWQETF; encoded by the coding sequence ATGAGAAAGTCATTAATCACTTTTGCTGCCAGTGTTGCGACGGTTTTCTGTTTGATACAACCAGAGGCGCGATCATCCCCGCCAAACATATTGATCATTACCGCAGACAACCTCGGATATGGAGATCTTCGGTGCTATAATTCTGAGTCCTCGATCATAACTCCCCGATTAGATCGCTTGGCGGAGGAAGGGACCCGGCTGACTAGCTTTTACACGGCTTCGTCCACATGCACTGTTTCCCGCGCCTGCTTGCTGACCGGTCGTATTCCACAACGGCATGGATTGCTGGATCAATTGTCAGGGGAGGAGGGAAATTACGGCGTTGGGCTAAATCAAAAAGAGCTATTAATTTCTCAGATTCTTAAAACAGCCCCGACACCCTACGTTACTGGTTGTTTTGGAAAATGGAACATTGGCTTTGCCGAAGGCTCCCGTCCGACTGAGCGTGGATTTGATGAGTTTGTAGGGCATGCATCCGGGAACATGGACTACTATCATCACAATTACCGGACTCGGCACGATCTTTACGAAGGCACGACGGAATTGCATCGAGAAGGCGAATACGCCACGGATATTATTGCCGATGCAGCGGTAGATTTCATCCAACGGAACTCAAAGAAAGACAATCCGTGGTTTTGCTATTTGCCTTTTAATGCTCCGCATTTTCCCAGCGCAAAAAACAAAAAACCGGGTCAACCCAATATCTGGCAGGCACCGGACTGGGCGTTCGAAGAATATGGATGGTCACCGGCTGAGCAAAATGTTGAGAAACGGTACGCTGCGGTGGTCACTGCTCTTGATCGAGGGATTGGCCAGGTGTTGGATTCCCTCGAGGAGGCAGGCGTAGCGGAAAATACCTTTGTCTTCTTCATGTCAGACAACGGTGGCTTCCGTCTCGATAGAGAAGGGATCGACGTGGGGATCAATGATCCGCTCAGGAGTGGAGGAGTCACTTGCTGGGAAGGTGGGATACGCGTTGTTGCGATGGCGAGGTGGCCAGGGCATATTGAAGCAGGATCGGTAATCGGAGAAGCGTTGTGGTCGCCCGACCTGATGACGGCGTGCGCCGAACTCTCAGATGCAAAGCTTCCCACCGGTATTGTTTTCGACGGCAAGAATCCGCTTCTGGCTCTGACTGACGGGGCCGAGTCTCCTCACGAGTCGCTATTCTTCGTTTATCAGAAGCATGAAGCCTTGCGTGAGGGAGATTGGAAAATCGTGCGGGAGGATTCAGAGGAACTCTGGCAGCTGTTTAACCTGAAGAACGATATTTCGGAGTCCAGAAACCTCGCGAACAAGTTTCCTGATCTCGTCGCGAAGTTGGAGGGTACGTTTAGAAAGTGGCAGGAAACGTTCTGA